A genomic segment from Brachyhypopomus gauderio isolate BG-103 unplaced genomic scaffold, BGAUD_0.2 sc52, whole genome shotgun sequence encodes:
- the ponzr1 gene encoding plac8 onzin related protein 1 yields MAVHQQQVTVMAHTSYSSGTWTTSVCDCCSDMGTCCCGLWCLPCMQCDTVSQFGWCFCMPLLDFCMIVSCCLRSKIRERYNIHGSCCDDCCTVCFCYPCAWCQMSREIKIRARSGTDTVVTQQIQQLVN; encoded by the exons ATGGCAGTCCACCAGCAGCAGGTTACAGTGATGGCCCACACAAGTTATAGTTCTGGAACCTGGACTACAAGTGTCTGTGACTGCTGCTCAGACATGGGCACAT gttgctGTGGTCTGTGGTGTCTTCCATGCATgcagtgtgatactgtgtctCAGTTTGGCTGGTGTTTTTGTATGCCCCTGCTGGACTTCTGCATGATCGTGTCCTGCTGTCTTCGTAGCAAGATAAGGGAGCGCTACAACATTCAT GGCTCCTGCTGTGATGACTGCTGCACCGTGTGCTTCTGCTACCCATGTGCCTGGTGCCAGATGTCCCGGGAAATAAAGATCCGGGCTCGCTCTGGTACTGATACTGTAGTTACTCAGCAGATTCAGCAGCTCGTCAATTAA
- the LOC143488552 gene encoding odorant receptor 131-2, whose protein sequence is MSNNTGENLYSHVRVWASASAFGFLLFFNLVINWTIVAEDRLRTHARFVLVFHLLFSALIYFAVCFIFYLQIDLDVSMAASTCVALITILTTSASNILLTITAMALDRYFAICFPLKYSGVCFKQWPWCLGIITWGLASIIPLTLFPKVENGTADSWTCRRERLKGGEVHKILLISICTILILYSYMRILCEGRRLGVLNRRNRAGCKTIALHGAQLAVYIIPNFINFVLHVLKTKNVIVSETKERFAVITFVFFSLAQCIAPIVYGLRKEELIEHLCHRFPCLTCRLKRVLEWTVNVTHPHHGPQQRQRRMTSETLLSRETSQTTV, encoded by the exons ATGTCCAACAACACGGGAGAGAACCTGTACAGCCACGTTCGCGTTTGGGCGTCCGCGTCTGCGTTCGGCTTCTTGCTTTTCTTCAACCTGGTCATCAACTGGACCATCGTGGCCGAGGACCGactgcgcacgcacgcacgcttcGTGCTCGTCTTCCACCTGCTCTTTTCTGCCTTGATCTACTTCGCGGTCTGTTTCATCTTCTACCTGCAAATTGACCTGGACGTCAGCATGGCCGCGTCTACTTGCGTGGCATTAATAACCATCCTGACCACAAGTGCGTCCAACATCTTGTTGACTATAACGGCGATGGCGCTGGACCGATATTTTGCCATTTGTTTCCCACTCAAGTACAGCGGCGTGTGTTTCAAACAGTGGCCGTGGTGCCTCGGGATTATAACATGGGGTCTTGCATCCATTATCCCTCTCACACTTTTCCCCAAAGTGGAGAACGGTACCGCTGACAGCTGGACCTGTAGGCGGGAAAGGTTGAAGGGAGGGGAAGTACATAAGATTTTATTGATTTCGATTTGTACGATACTAATTCTTTACAGCTACATGAGGATTTTATGTGAAGGGCGACGACTGGGTGTGCTGAATCGTCGCAACAGGGCCGGTTGCAAAACGATCGCCCTGCACGGCGCGCAACTCGCCGTGTATATAATCCCGAACTTCATCAACTTTGTCTTGCACGTTCTTAAAACCAAGAACGTGATCGTGAGTGAAACGAAGGAGCGATTTGCGGTGATAACGTTCGTGTTCTTTAGCCTGGCGCAGTGCATAGCGCCAATAGTGTACGGACTGCGCAAAGAGGAGCTCATCGAACACCTGTGTCACCGCTTCCCGTGCTTGACCTGTCGACTGAAGCGTGTCCTAGAGTGGACCGTTAACGTCACCCATCCTCACCACGGACCCCAGCAACG GCAGAGGAGAATGACATCAGAGACACTTTTATCAAGAGAGACGTCACAGACAACTGTATGA